From the Opitutia bacterium genome, one window contains:
- the pyk gene encoding pyruvate kinase: MTPVPFRRTKIIATLGPATESEAMLTQLMEAGVDVVRLNMAHANHDWTRTIIRRIREVSRKCGREVAIMMDIKGPEIRTGDVALPIELKAGEIFDFSVKPDNETERAEEVRSVDVNYRNLVNDIRVGDTVLVDSGLIRLEVLEKNDTRIRCRVLTPGELKSRRHINLPGVRVNLPSFTEKDRGDTLVGIQEGIDFVALSFVREGSDVHDLRTFLKQHGSAARIIAKIEDQSAIEHLEEIIRATDVLMVARGDLGIEIPLEDLPVVQRRSVSICLAIGRPVIIATHMLESMIGQPMPTRAEITDVANAVYERADCVMLSGETTVGKYPLECVAILDKISRRIEQEMAADIEEPAVFIAERMKLLRSAVIMANELPNSSLLCFTRRGITAAGLAAHRPTCAPILAVTDSIDTLRHLKIVRGVEPYLLHPFGDPEKTLERAVSALRKLGRLNAGDKIVIVSDITTETNQRVDSIQLRTVE; encoded by the coding sequence ATGACGCCCGTGCCTTTCCGCCGCACCAAAATCATCGCGACTCTCGGCCCCGCCACCGAGAGCGAAGCGATGCTCACGCAATTGATGGAGGCCGGCGTCGATGTCGTCCGCCTCAACATGGCGCACGCCAACCACGACTGGACCCGCACCATCATCCGCCGCATCCGCGAGGTTTCGCGCAAATGCGGCCGCGAAGTCGCGATCATGATGGACATCAAGGGACCCGAGATCCGCACCGGCGACGTCGCCCTCCCCATCGAGCTGAAGGCGGGCGAGATTTTCGACTTCTCCGTCAAACCCGACAACGAGACCGAACGCGCCGAGGAGGTCCGCTCCGTCGACGTCAACTACCGCAATCTCGTCAACGACATCCGCGTCGGCGACACCGTCCTCGTCGACAGCGGCCTCATCCGCCTCGAGGTGCTCGAGAAAAACGACACGCGCATCCGCTGCCGTGTGCTCACTCCGGGTGAGCTGAAGTCCCGCCGCCACATCAACCTCCCGGGCGTGCGGGTGAATCTCCCGTCCTTCACGGAAAAGGACCGCGGCGACACGCTCGTCGGCATCCAGGAAGGCATCGACTTCGTCGCGCTGTCCTTCGTCCGCGAAGGCAGCGACGTGCACGACCTCCGCACTTTCCTCAAGCAACACGGCTCGGCCGCGCGCATCATCGCCAAGATCGAGGACCAATCCGCCATCGAGCACCTCGAGGAAATCATCCGCGCCACCGACGTCCTCATGGTCGCCCGCGGCGATCTCGGCATCGAGATCCCCCTCGAAGACCTCCCCGTCGTCCAGCGCCGCTCCGTCTCCATCTGCCTCGCCATCGGACGCCCCGTCATCATCGCCACCCACATGCTCGAGTCGATGATCGGCCAGCCGATGCCCACTCGCGCCGAGATCACCGACGTCGCCAACGCCGTCTACGAACGCGCCGACTGCGTCATGCTCTCCGGCGAAACCACCGTCGGCAAATACCCCCTCGAGTGCGTCGCCATCCTCGACAAGATCTCCCGCCGCATCGAACAGGAGATGGCCGCCGACATCGAGGAACCCGCCGTCTTCATCGCCGAGCGCATGAAGCTCCTCCGCTCCGCCGTCATCATGGCCAACGAGCTGCCGAACTCCTCGCTGCTCTGCTTCACGCGCCGCGGCATCACCGCCGCCGGCCTCGCCGCCCACCGCCCCACCTGCGCGCCGATCCTCGCCGTCACCGACTCGATCGACACGCTGCGCCACCTGAAGATCGTCCGCGGCGTCGAACCCTATCTCCTCCACCCCTTCGGCGATCCGGAAAAAACCCTCGAGCGCGCCGTCTCCGCCCTGCGCAAACTCGGCCGCCTCAACGCCGGCGACAAAATCGTCATCGTCTCCGACATCACCACCGAGACGAATCAGCGCGTCGACAGCATCCAGCTCCGCACCGTCGAGTAA
- a CDS encoding phosphatase PAP2 family protein, whose translation MLRCAVLFTLVVSLARAAFLAPDALDPLQVVPPPPAPDSIVAEAERATLALLAQNRTPEQVALARRWEKYDVFKMVQPVVGDWATAQTLPKLAAFIKNSTGETRPFTDRAKNTYARLRPHQDNPALVLALENKPDGASYPSGHSTAAWLHATLLAAALPEHAAEFTHQAELVCLSRLYGGAHYPSDVVAGRRLGTAIAQAMLKSPETQHALEEIRAEFAAALAAHKKAA comes from the coding sequence ATGTTACGTTGTGCGGTTTTGTTCACGCTCGTCGTTAGCCTCGCGCGCGCAGCCTTCCTCGCCCCAGACGCGCTCGATCCGCTCCAAGTCGTCCCGCCGCCGCCCGCCCCCGACTCCATCGTCGCCGAAGCCGAACGCGCCACGCTTGCCCTGCTCGCGCAGAACCGCACGCCCGAACAGGTCGCCCTCGCCCGCCGCTGGGAAAAATACGACGTCTTCAAGATGGTCCAGCCCGTCGTCGGTGACTGGGCGACGGCGCAGACGCTCCCGAAACTCGCGGCGTTCATCAAAAACTCCACCGGCGAAACGCGTCCCTTCACCGACCGCGCCAAGAACACCTACGCCCGCCTCCGGCCCCATCAGGACAACCCCGCGCTCGTCCTCGCCCTCGAAAACAAACCCGACGGCGCCTCCTACCCCAGCGGACACTCCACCGCCGCTTGGCTGCACGCCACGCTGCTCGCCGCCGCGCTCCCGGAACACGCCGCCGAATTCACCCACCAAGCCGAGCTCGTCTGCCTCAGCCGCCTTTACGGCGGCGCGCATTATCCGAGCGACGTCGTCGCCGGCCGCCGCCTCGGCACCGCGATCGCACAGGCCATGCTGAAGTCCCCCGAGACCCAGCACGCTCTGGAGGAAATCCGCGCAGAATTCGCCGCCGCGCTCGCCGCGCACAAAAAAGCCGCATGA
- a CDS encoding DUF1653 domain-containing protein: MSDLPPLPTEPKPGLYRHYKGNEYRVLGLARHSETLEPLVVYQALYGERGTWVRPAGMWSEIVEVGGQRVVRFARIGD; this comes from the coding sequence ATGAGCGATTTGCCGCCGTTGCCGACTGAACCGAAACCCGGACTCTACCGCCACTACAAGGGCAACGAGTATCGCGTGCTCGGGCTGGCGCGGCATTCGGAGACGCTGGAGCCGCTCGTGGTTTATCAGGCGCTCTACGGCGAGCGTGGCACGTGGGTGCGGCCCGCGGGGATGTGGAGCGAGATCGTCGAGGTCGGCGGGCAGCGCGTGGTGCGGTTTGCGCGGATCGGCGATTGA
- a CDS encoding GTP-binding protein gives MANAPIPVTVLTGFLGAGKTTLLNRILTEQHGKKIAVIENEFGEVGVDNQLVIQSDEEIFEMNNGCICCTVRGDLLRILARLMKRKDRLDAILIETTGLANPAPVAQTFFTDPEMREQFSLDGIVTVVDAKHILLHLDDSPEALKQVAFADVILLNKTDLITPAELDALEQRLRRINAVAKVYRAQNAAVPIDRVLNLGGFKLERAVEVDPQFLEMEYPFEWAGGYELQPGEHELEIGHDPAEADEHDCGHDHDHGDHAHHHHGEHDHECGPDCGHNHNELDVVVLPVAGVVDPGWPGSASPATTAAFEKVIHEVVQVFSDWENIVLPGEPLIVGSKLNRLKLANEYGKFRLTIPAAGRYLLFTGHDVPTHLYAVAGVSDPGPGSTSPATEPRFLRYAWDRTFRHEHSHDEAVSSVGISVPGDLDGKKLNDWISNLLQKHGGDIYRMKGVLCVKGTNKRLVFQGVHMLFDAKFDREWQRDENRTNTLVFIGKNLDRAALTEGFKACLV, from the coding sequence ATGGCCAACGCTCCCATTCCCGTCACCGTCCTCACCGGCTTCCTCGGCGCCGGCAAAACCACGCTGCTCAACCGCATCCTCACCGAGCAGCACGGCAAGAAAATCGCCGTCATCGAAAACGAGTTCGGCGAAGTCGGCGTCGACAACCAGCTCGTGATCCAGAGCGACGAGGAAATCTTCGAGATGAACAACGGCTGCATCTGCTGCACCGTGCGCGGCGACCTCCTCCGCATCCTCGCGCGCCTCATGAAGCGCAAGGACCGCCTCGACGCCATCCTCATCGAAACCACCGGCCTCGCCAACCCCGCGCCGGTCGCACAAACCTTCTTCACCGACCCGGAGATGCGCGAGCAGTTCTCCCTCGACGGCATCGTCACCGTCGTCGACGCGAAACACATCCTGCTCCACCTCGACGACTCGCCCGAAGCGCTCAAGCAAGTCGCTTTCGCCGACGTCATCCTGCTCAACAAGACCGACCTCATCACGCCCGCCGAACTCGACGCGCTCGAGCAACGCCTCCGCCGCATCAATGCCGTCGCGAAAGTCTACCGCGCGCAAAACGCCGCCGTCCCGATCGACCGCGTGCTCAATCTCGGCGGTTTCAAACTCGAGCGCGCCGTCGAAGTCGACCCGCAGTTCCTCGAGATGGAATACCCCTTCGAGTGGGCCGGCGGCTACGAACTGCAACCCGGCGAACACGAACTAGAGATCGGCCACGATCCCGCCGAAGCCGACGAGCACGACTGCGGCCACGACCACGATCACGGCGACCACGCGCACCACCACCACGGCGAACACGATCACGAGTGCGGTCCCGACTGCGGCCACAACCACAACGAACTCGATGTTGTCGTTCTCCCTGTAGCCGGGGTCGTTGACCCCGGTTGGCCAGGCTCAGCGAGCCCGGCTACAACCGCTGCTTTCGAGAAAGTCATCCACGAGGTCGTCCAAGTCTTCTCCGACTGGGAAAACATCGTCCTCCCCGGCGAGCCGCTCATCGTCGGCTCGAAACTCAACCGCCTCAAACTCGCCAACGAATACGGCAAGTTCCGCCTCACGATCCCCGCCGCCGGCCGCTATCTGCTCTTCACCGGCCACGACGTCCCCACGCATCTCTATGCTGTAGCCGGGGTCTCCGACCCCGGCCCGGGCTCAACGAGCCCGGCCACAGAGCCACGCTTCCTCCGCTACGCCTGGGACCGCACCTTCCGCCACGAACACTCGCACGACGAAGCCGTCTCCTCCGTCGGCATCAGCGTCCCCGGCGACCTCGACGGAAAGAAGCTCAACGACTGGATCTCGAACCTCCTCCAGAAACACGGCGGCGACATCTACCGCATGAAGGGCGTGCTCTGCGTGAAAGGCACCAACAAGCGCCTCGTCTTCCAAGGTGTGCACATGCTCTTCGACGCGAAGTTCGACCGCGAATGGCAGCGCGACGAAAACCGCACCAACACCCTCGTCTTCATCGGCAAAAACCTCGACCGCGCCGCGTTGACCGAAGGCTTCAAAGCCTGCCTCGTCTGA
- a CDS encoding response regulator transcription factor: MSAPAEFAATCRVFVVEDQGMFRAFLERWLATQPGFALAGTARTGEEALAALEAARPDVLLVDLQLPGVDGLGFVRAARQTRPQLRSLVLSSLMDPLALTRVRESGVEGYLEKDAPPAELGEALRAVARGREYFSARFRAALAAERANAAAVGKVLSRREQQVMSHVLEGKTSREIAEALGVSVRTVEFHRANVMTKLGATSVAELHAIARRSGTT, from the coding sequence ATGAGCGCGCCCGCGGAGTTTGCGGCGACGTGCCGCGTGTTCGTGGTGGAAGACCAGGGGATGTTTCGCGCGTTTCTGGAGCGATGGCTGGCGACGCAGCCGGGTTTCGCGCTCGCGGGGACGGCGCGCACGGGCGAGGAGGCGCTCGCGGCGCTCGAAGCGGCGCGCCCGGACGTGTTGCTCGTCGACTTGCAGCTGCCGGGCGTGGACGGGCTGGGTTTCGTGCGCGCGGCGCGGCAGACGCGGCCGCAACTTCGTTCGCTCGTGCTGTCGTCGCTGATGGATCCGCTGGCGCTGACGCGGGTGCGGGAAAGCGGCGTGGAAGGCTATCTCGAGAAGGATGCGCCGCCGGCGGAGTTGGGCGAGGCGCTGCGGGCGGTGGCGCGAGGGCGCGAGTATTTCTCGGCGCGGTTCCGTGCGGCGCTGGCGGCCGAGCGCGCCAACGCGGCGGCGGTCGGCAAGGTTCTCTCGCGGCGCGAGCAACAGGTGATGAGCCACGTGCTCGAGGGAAAAACGAGCCGCGAGATCGCCGAGGCGCTCGGCGTGAGCGTGCGCACGGTGGAGTTTCATCGGGCGAACGTCATGACGAAACTCGGCGCGACCAGCGTCGCGGAGTTGCACGCGATCGCGCGGCGGTCCGGGACGACGTGA